The Mucilaginibacter rubeus genomic interval TCATCAAACATCACCTATACCTATGGAAGAAACTTGCGCCCACATTGAAGCTGTTGAAAGCATAACCGAACCGAAAGATTACGTTTGCGAGGAATGCGTAAAACATCACGGAACCTGGTTACACCTGCGTACCTGCCAAACATGCGGTGTTACGTTATGCTGCGACAGTTCGCCAAATACCCACATGACCAAGCATTTTCACGCTACAGGTCACCCTGTAGTTATATCTGCCGAGCCCGGTGAACGCTGGCTTTGGTGCTATGTGGATGAAGCGGTTAAAGGATATTAATTTAAGTCGGAAGTCTTAAGTTTTAAGTCAGGAGTCTCATAACCAGAGGTTCCTGACTTTTTTATTTCTTTTGTAAAGGGATACTACCTAATCGCCAATCACTGCCCACTAATCTCTACCCCAGCTACCCTTTAAATGATAATACCTTATCTAACGACCATGGGCCGGAACCTATAATGGTAAAGAGTATAAGTAAGCCGAGCGCTGTAACCGTTGGCCACAACATGGCATTGATGGGCTCCTGAAAAATACCAATCAGAAATACCGCCCCAACCAGGATCGGAATCTGGATTATACAACCAAGGCGGGTTAAGATGCCCATGGCTATCAATATGCCACCTACCATATGGGCAAATGCCACATAATATACCAGGATCATCAGCATGTCCGGCGATACATCAATAACGTTTTGATCGTTGATGATGCCCCGCAGATAGGAAGTGTTTTCCATAAAGGTTATGCCTTTTACCAACAAAAACATACCAAGAACAATACGCACAATATCCAAAGCTTTAGGGTGATGAGTATCGCCCCAATGTTCAATTTTATGAACCAGATTCATAAAGCCCTCCTTTTAGTTTAATAATTGGTTACCAGCAGCCTGGAGTTAAACCGGAGAGGTTAAACTACCTGGGTGCCTTTACTAAATTTAGTAACAAATTTGTTATAAAACAAGTTTTTAGAAAGGAAAAATACCACCCCGTCAATGACGGGGTGGTGAAGGAATGCCTCTACAACCGTCATTGCGAGGCACGAAGCAATCGCGAACTATACAGGGACACTTGTATAGCTACTCTGTAAATCGGGGATTGCTTCGTTCCTCGCAATGACGATGCTGGTTACTTTTCTGTTTATCAGTGTTTTTGGCAATGCCCCGCAAAGCAATTACAAATCATGCTCCGCCAGCCAGCCTCTCAGTTTAACCAAATCCTTTTTTAATGCTGCTGAAAATTCCTCTTTACTGATAGTTAGCTTACGAGCGCCATCTTCTGCCCCGCCTAATGGATATTCGCAGTGCAGGCTCATGGGGCCGTTGATGTTGTATTGT includes:
- a CDS encoding DoxX family protein, translating into MNLVHKIEHWGDTHHPKALDIVRIVLGMFLLVKGITFMENTSYLRGIINDQNVIDVSPDMLMILVYYVAFAHMVGGILIAMGILTRLGCIIQIPILVGAVFLIGIFQEPINAMLWPTVTALGLLILFTIIGSGPWSLDKVLSFKG
- a CDS encoding UBP-type zinc finger domain-containing protein; the protein is MEETCAHIEAVESITEPKDYVCEECVKHHGTWLHLRTCQTCGVTLCCDSSPNTHMTKHFHATGHPVVISAEPGERWLWCYVDEAVKGY